A window of the Cicer arietinum cultivar CDC Frontier isolate Library 1 chromosome 6, Cicar.CDCFrontier_v2.0, whole genome shotgun sequence genome harbors these coding sequences:
- the LOC101503766 gene encoding probable inactive purple acid phosphatase 24: MESSNFVLKHVTILLFFFISSSISATTFPSSSLDRIVTHTKSAHKNFTAVSEFRLINRRILKDCSVLNPVLKINISSNSRLSDDQFVTVTVTGVSNPSDGDWVAMISPANSNVETCILNEFYYLQTGDTAKLPLLCHYPVKAQYMKNDPNYLNCKTEECSGSIKFHVINIRSDIEFVFFSNGFLDPCIVGRSTPLSFANPKKPLYGHLSSIDSTGTSMKLTWVSGDKVPQHVHYLDGKTVTSTVTTFSQADMCSSVLPSPAKDFGWHDPGFIHSAIMTGLKPSSTYSYKYGSNLVGWSEQIQFSTPPAGGSDELKFIAFGDMGKTPLDASEEHYIQPGALSVIKAITKEVNTNNVNSVFHIGDISYATGFLAEWDFFLHLIKPVASRVSYMTAIGNHERDYIDSGSVYETPDSGGECGVPYETYFPMPTAAKDKPWYSIEQASVHFTIISTEHNWSPNSEQYEWMKNDMASVNRQNTPWLIFMGHRPMYTSTKGLSVGRKFTDDVEPLLLENKVDLVLFGHEHNYERTCSIYERQCKAMPTKDQNGIDTYDNRNYTAPVHAVIGMAGFKLDKFPNKIQSWSLKRIAEFGYLRAHATRNDLNLEFVKSDTRQVQDSFRITK; the protein is encoded by the exons aTGGAATCCTCAAACTTTGTTCTCAAACATGTAACCATTTTACTCTTTTTCTTCATTAGTTCTTCAATCTCAGCAACAACCTTCCCTTCCTCATCTTTAGACCGTATTGTTACACACACTAAATCCGCACACAAAAATTTCACTGCAGTTTCAGAATTTAGATTGATAAATAGAAGAATTTTGAAGGATTGTTCTGTTTTAAATCCTGTACTAAAAATCAATATTAGCTCAAATTCTCGCTTGTCCGATGACCAGTTCGTCACGGTCACGGTCACCGGCGTTTCAAACCCTTCCGATGGCGATTGGGTGGCTATGATCTCACCTGCAAATTCCAA TGTTGAAACTTGTATTCTCAATGAGTTCTATTATTTACAAACTGGTGATACTGCAAAACTTCCTCTGCTTTGCCATTACCCTGTTAAG GCACAATACATGAAAAACGATCCAAATTACCTCAACTGCAAAACCGAAGAATGCAGTGGTTCAATAAAGTTTCATGTCATCAACATTAGAAGTGACATAGAGTTTGTGTTCTTCTCTAATGGGTTCTTGGACCCTTGCATTGTTGGAAGGTCAACTCCTTTGAGTTTTGCTAATCCTAAAAAGCCACTTTATGGACATCTCTCAAGTATAGATTCAACTGGAACATCA ATGAAATTGACATGGGTTAGTGGAGACAAAGTGCCTCAACATGTCCACTATTTGGATGGAAAAACAGTTACTTCAACTGTCACTACTTTTTCACAAGCTGATATGTGCA GTTCAGTACTGCCAAGTCCTGCAAAGGATTTTGGATGGCATGACCCAGGATTCATCCATTCAGCCATTATGACAGGACTTAAGCCATCAAGTACCTACTCCTACAAATATGGAAG TAACTTGGTTGGTTGGAGTGAACAAATCCAATTTTCAACTCCACCTGCTGGAGGATCAGATGAGCTCAAATTCATTGCATTTGGTGACATGGGTAAGACCCCTCTTGATGCTTCAGAAGAACACTACATTCAG CCTGGAGCTCTGTCAGTTATCAAAGCTATAACTAAAGAAGTGAACACCAACAATGTAAATTCAGTGTTTCACATTGGAGATATAAGCTATGCAACTGGTTTTCTAGCAGAATGGGATTTCTTTCTTCACCTTATCAAACCTGTGGCTTCAAGAGTTTCATACATGACAGCAATTGGGAACCATGAGAG GGATTATATAGATTCTGGTTCAGTTTATGAGACTCCTGACTCTGGTGGGGAATGTGGAGTACCTTACGAGACATACTTTCCAATGCCAACTGCAGCAAAGGATAAGCCTTGGTACTCCATTGAACAAGCAAGTGTTCATTTCACAATAATTTCAACTGAGCATAACTGGTCACCAAATTCTGAGCAG TATGAATGGATGAAAAATGACATGGCATCAGTTAATAGACAAAATACTCCTTGGCTAATCTTCATGGG aCATAGACCAATGTACACTTCCACCAAAGGATTATCTGTTGGTCGCAAATTTACGGATGATGTGGAGCCATTGTTGTTAGAAAATAAG GTTGATTTGGTTCTTTTCGGTCATGAGCATAATTATGAGAGAACTTGTTCTATCTATGAGAGACAATGTAAAGCCATGCCTACAAAAGATCAAAATGGAATAGATACATATGATAACAGAAATTACACTGCCCCTGTACATGCTGTCATTGGAATGGCTGGCTTCAAGTTAGACAAATTCCCAAACAAG ATTCAGAGCTGGAGCCTTAAAAGGATTGCTGAGTTTGGTTATTTAAGAGCACATGCTACTAGGAATGATTTAAACTTAGAG TTCGTGAAATCAGATACAAGACAAGTTCAGGACAGTTTCCGCATAACAAAGTGA